One genomic segment of Helianthus annuus cultivar XRQ/B chromosome 14, HanXRQr2.0-SUNRISE, whole genome shotgun sequence includes these proteins:
- the LOC110907359 gene encoding uncharacterized protein LOC110907359 gives MASSRDNLKVYIRVTQNKSVSENPKSSKKLKTSTAEENIDEQENISRKSTIKQQRTRKRKDISDNVKKQEEKQQQEKQKRRRKKVVIESSEETVSDSMDEKSSRAIVLHTSNQQQVNSDDDFVDPQPRVNLTKNQKKEKAESKPKRSQRKDKTKEQPEQQPYYDYDGKKINIRCAVNNLKDYIEGLSKEQRNVVREIGFESILKFKLHSVPRKFGYWLVKNFDAENDEINIGDEKIKITAEFIQKVFQIPNGKTEIVEKLRPKDTDLIIKFWRGQFPKDILQRMYAHNLITYLKSRNELGRLFKLNFLVIFFTIMAEAMQSSNVNQRFLPSMKSDKKTQNFNWCEYMLTVLKRTRRQWPGNEKLFNGPIALLAILYAYKKQGFDDTENTEEFSLDKIDSTTLQEFEDELEIAAQNDGRCLVNDKVKKVRKTKQKKKDEKNEFYVYPSESENENEEIFEDESEEKHEDDAEEQPISLLKAATDWIDQENQENVQNSQIITNETEKTNTESGGSWGQFFIKPSVGNKDKMWVDSQSRLRNFIPSQNQSEGLSDIHSTKSGDENMKNIKDKKSHEEYLVTALDQHFKGIEEVFESIQSRIDEIVEENPTSEALHNKVNEWVSLIEKFHHQAKKHQKVNIDSTMIETPSRFLNLSQNEDTENQIISTPLIVKRNDDDTKHNEDSSPLVQSSNPETISENEPASVLQTHIEKPSMVQSSFSEETPSLMLEIIKKTDEEEKKSNLKKISQLSSNVDENEVEVDATGHGEQTEIQAESEKKKQSNKMFKLLEYKQCLIELKNRILKRKSVIYFKTHHSYTHKKISIKHLQNQFIKNNQQLI, from the exons ATGGCGTCGTCGAGAGATAATTTGAAGGTTTACATTCGAGTTACTCAAAACAAATCAGTCTCTGaaaaccctaaatcatcaaaGAAGCTAAAAACATCAACAGCTGAAGAGAAcattgatgaacaagaaaatattagccgaaaatcaacaatcaaacaacaaAGAACTAGAAAACGCAAAGATATTTCAGACAATG ttaaaaaacaagagGAAAAACAACAACAGGAAAAACAAAAAAGGCGAAGAAAGAAAGTGGTGATAGAATCATCAGAAGAAACAGTTTCTGATTCAATGGATGAAAAATCTAGTCGAGCAATTGTTCTGCATACTTCCAATCAACAACAAGTAAATTCAG atgatgattttgttgatccACAACCAAGAGTTAACCTGACAAAAAATCAAAAGAAGGAAAAGGCAGAATCAAAACCAAAGAGATCACAGAGGAAagataaaacaaaagaacaaccagaacaacaaccataTTATGATTACGACGGAAAAAAAATTAACATTAGATGTGCAGTCAATAATCTAAAAGATTATATTGAAGGTTTGTCAAAAGAGCAAAGGAATGTTGTTAGAGAAATAGGGTTTGAGAGCATACTAAAATTCAAGCTGCATTCAGTTCCACGGAAATTCGGTTATTGGCTGGTAAAAAACTTTGATGCTGAAAATGATGAGATAAATATTGGAGATGAAAAGATTAAGATCACAGCTGAATTCATCCAAAAGGTATTTCAAATACCAAATGGAAAAACAGAGATTGTGGAAAAACTGAGACCAAAAGACACTGATCTTATAATTAAATTCTGGCGCGGTCAATTCCCCAAAGATattttgcaaagaatgtatgCGCACAACTTGATTACTTATTTAAAATCAAGAAATGAGCTTGGAAGATTGTTCAAACTGAATTTCTTGGTTATTTTTTTTACGATCATGGCGGAGGCAATGCAGAGTAGTAATGTTAATCAAAGATTCCTGCCATCAATGAAAAGTGACAAAAAAACCCAGAATTTTAATTGGTGTGAATATATGCTGACCGTTTTAAAGCGTACAAGAAGACAATGGCCTGGAAATGAGAAGCTCTTCAATGGACCTATTGCATTGTTAGCG ATACTATATGCATACAAAAAACAAggatttgatgatactgaaaacaCTGAAGAGTTCTCACTTGATAAAATTGATTCTACAACATTACAAGAATTTGAAGATGAATTGGAAATTGCTGCACAAAATGACGGCAGATGTCTTGTAAATGATAAAGTTAAAAAAGTCAGAAAGACtaaacaaaaaaagaaagatgaaaagaatgaattttatgtttatccaAGTGAATCCGAGAATGAAAACGAAGAAATTTTTGaagatgaatctgaagaaaaacATGAAGACGATGCTGAAGAACAACCAATCTCCTTACTTAAAGCTGCAACAGACTGGATTGATCAAGAGAATCAAGAGAATGTTCAAAACAGCCAAATTATAACAAATGAAACTGAGAAAACAAATACAGAAAGTGGAGGATCATGGGGGCAATTCTTCATTAAACCATCAGTAGgaaataaagataaaatgtggGTAGACAGTCAAAGCCGACTGCGTAATTTCATACCATCACAAAATCAAAGTGAAGGTCTTTCTGACATTCATTCAACAAAAAGTGGCGATGAAAATATGAAGAACATTAAAGATAAAAAATCACATGAAGAATATCTTGTGACTGCTTTGGATCAACATTTTAAAGGAATTGAAGAAGTTTTCGAAAGCATTCAATCACGCATAGATGAGATTGTGGAGGAAAATCCAACGAGTGAAGCTCTTCATAACAAAGTTAACGAATGGGTGTCAttgattgaaaaattccaccatCAAGCAAAAAAGCACCAGAAAGTTAATATTGATTCAACTATGATTGAAACACCATCAAGATTTCTAAATTTGAGCCAAAATGAAGACACTGAAAATCAAATCATTTCAACACCATtgattgtaaaacgcaatgatgaTGATACAAAACACAATGAGGATAGCTCACCTctagttcaatcatccaatccaGAAACAATCAGTGAGAATGAACCTGCATCTGTTCTGCAAACACACATTGAAAAACCTTCAATGGTACAATCATCATTTAGCGAAGAAACTCCATCATTAATGTTGGAGATTATCAAAAAgacagatgaagaagaaaaaaaatcaaatctaAAGAAAATTTCTCAGTTGTCTTCAAATGTTGATGAAAATGAAGTTGAAGTTGATGCTACTGGACACGGTGAACAAAccgaaattcaagcggaatctgaaaaaaaaaaacaatcgaACAAGATGTTCAAATTACTGGAATACAAACAATGTTTGATAGAATTGAAGAACAGGATACTGAAAAGGAAATCAGTGATCTACTTCAAAACACATCATTCCTACACCCACAAGAAGATCAGTATAAAACACCTGCAAAATCAgttcatcaagaacaaccaacAACTGATATAA